The Streptomyces lienomycini sequence TTCCTCGGGGGCGACAGGCGGGCGGTGACGCGGAGCCGTGTGGTCGGCAGCAGGTTCAGCCAGCGGGAGGGCGCGGGTGGGGTACGGGACCGCTGCCCGCCCTCCTCGCCGACGTCCACGAGTACGAGGACCGGCGTTCGGGTCGTCACCGCCGTCCCGCCCGGCTCGGTCACCTGCCGCACCTCGGCCTCGATCAGCACCGACGGCGGCACGGCGCGGTCGCCGCGGACGCGGGGGCGGGCGAGGCGGGGGTCGGCCGTGACCTCCACCTCGGCGGTGACGGTGGCGTACCGCCGCGCCAGCTCGGGCACGGGCCCTCGCTCCAGGTCCGCGCCGTGCAGTGCGGCCGAGGTGGCGGACGCGGCGACACAGAGGAGCAGGGCGGCGACCGGCACGCGGGACCGCCCGCGCGGCGGCACCAGCAGCAGGGCCCCGGCCAGGAGCAGGGCGCCCGTCACCACGCCCGCCGCCCAGCCGTCCGGCACGTCCGGCATCAGTGCCGCCGTCGCCCAGGCCGCGAGGGCGGGTGGGACCAGGCGCAGGTCCGCGGGGCCCTCCTGCCGGGGGTGGGCCGCGCCCAGCCGGTGACCGGAGGCGGCGTGCACGGCCGCCCTCGGTGGCGTCGTGCGCGGCGCTTCCGGGCCGTCGAGCGCGGCCGGCCGGTCCAGCCGGTTCACGCCCGTCAGGTCGGTGCTCATGGCCGCACGAGATCCCGGAGGTCGGCGAAGCGGCGCTCGCCGATGCCGTTGACCTCGCGCAGTTCGTCCACGGAACGGAAGCCGCCGTGCTGGGTGCGGTAGTCGACGATGTGCTGGGCGAGGACCGGGCCGACGCCCGGGAGGGTGTCGAGCTGGTCGAGGGTCGCGGTGCTGAGGGAGACCGGTGTGGCGGGCGCCGCGCCCGCCGGCCCGCCGGGCGCCGCCCCCGCTCCGGGTGGGGCCCCCGCGCCCGGTGGCGGCGCGGGTGCCCCGACGATCACCTGTTCGCCGTCCACCAGGAAACGGGCCCGGTTCAGTCCGTCGGTCTTCGTGCCGGGCCGCACGCCTCCGGCGGCTCGCAGGGCGTCCGCGACGCGGGAACCGGCCGGAAGGCTGTGCACGCCGGGGTCGCGGACCTTGCCGCCGACGTCCACCACGATCTCGGGTCCGGCCGTGGTGGTGGGCGCGGCCTTGGGCTTCGCCCCGCCGGCCGTGGCGCGGTCTCCGGTCGGCGGGCCCGGTTTGCCCGCTCCGTATGCCGCCGCCTCCCGCACCACCTCGGGTGCCGCCACCGGCTGGGTGCGGCCGGACCAGAAGTGCTGCACCGCGAAGACCGCCGCCACGACGAGCAGCACCGAGAGCGCGGCCACGCTGCGCCGCTCCAGCCCGCACCGCGTCTGCAGCCACAGGGGCATCCGCTCCCGCAGCGCCTGCCCGGTCCGCTCCCGCCAGGTCGTCCCGGCGCCTTCGGAGAGAGCGACGACGGTGTGAGTGTTGCTGTTGGTGTTGATGCCGGTGCCGGTGCCGGTGCCGGTGCCGGGCGGAGCATCGGGGCCGGGTGGCGGTGGGCCCTTCCCCGACTCCCCCTGCGCGCCCCCGGGTCCGGCCCGGTCGGGCTCCTCGGTGCGCCCGGCGAACAGTGCCTGCGCCCTCCGTCGCAGTTCCTCCGGCGGCGGGTGCCGACGGCCGTGCCGGGCGTGGGACCGGGGACGGGCGTAGGTGCGGGAGCCGGGTGCGCGACGGTGGCCGAGGCGGCCGTCGGAGGCCGGCGCGCGGCCGGGGCCGCTGGTCGCGGACGCGGTGCGTGAGCGTGATCGAAGAGCCATGCGACGAGGATCGGGCACCTCGGCACAGTCGCGATGATCATGGTCGGTTTCCGGGGACTACCCACGGGTTGTGGAGAACTCCCCCACCCCCACGGGTGGCACGGCAGCGCCCACCGCGCCCCTCGCACACCGCCCCGGCACACACGTAGCCGCCCGGGCCACCGTCACCGCGACGAAACCACAACCCCCAGCAGCCCGGGCCCCGTATGTGCCCCGATCACCGCGCCGACCTCGCTCACGTGCAGGTCGGCCAGCCCGGGCACCCGGTCCCGAAGGCGGTCCGCGAGCGCCGACGCGCGGTCCGGGGCGGCGAGGTGGTGGACGGCGATGTCGACGGGCGCCCCGCCCGCCCGGTCCGCGACGATCTCCTCGAGCCGCGCGATGGCCTTCGATGCCGTCCGGACCTTCTCCAGGGGCTCGATGCGGCCGCCCTCCAGCTGAAGCAGCGGCTTCACGGCGAGGGCGGAACCGAACAGCGCCTGGGCCGCCCCGATCCGGCCGCCGCGGCGCAGGTAGTCCAGGGTGTCGACGTAGAAGTACGCCGAGGTGCCCGCGGCCCGTTTCTCGGCGGCCGTGACGGCCTCGTCCACCGTGCCGCCCGTCTCCGCCGTCTCCGCGGCGGCGAGCGCGCAGAAGCCGAGGGCCATCGCGATCATGCCGGTGTCCACGACGCGCACGGGGACGGCGGCGTCACGCGCCGCGACGACGGCCGCGTCGTGCGTGCCCGAGAGTTCGGCGGAGAGGTGGAGGGAGACGATGCCGTCGGCGCCGGAGTCGGCGATCCGGCGGTAGGTCTCGGCGAAGAGTTCGGGGCTGGGGCGGGAGGTGGTGACCGGCCGGCGTTTCTGCAGGGCCTGGGCCAGTGAGCGGGTCGAGATCTCGGTGCCCTCTTCCAGGGCCCGGTCGCCGAGAACGACGGTCAGGGGCACCGCGGTGATGTCGTGCCGCTCCATCGTCCGGGCCGGGAGGTAGGCCGTTGAATCCGTGACGATAGCGACATGGCGGGACATGAGCTGGAGGTTACCTGGCGTAGTGCCCGTACGGCAGTCCGACCCCGGGGGCCGGGCGTCCACCGGGCCGTGATCGGGTGACCGGGCCGGTCCCGGCCGTTCCGGTCGCGTGCGGGCCGGTGAGGTCAGGTCGTGCTCTCCGGGCGGGCCTTCTTCTGCCAGGGGTACACGGGGTTCGCGGCGGGCGGGGTGATGGCGGGGCGGGCAGGCTCCCGCGCCGGGCCCTGCGCCGGGGCGTCCGGCCAGGTCTGCCGGGTGGACGGGGCGTCGGCGGGCGGGGCCTCGGGCCAGGACGGCGGCGCGGCGGCCGGACCCTCCCCCGCTCCGGTCCCGGGCTCCGCCTCCGTCGTCATCCAGTGCCGCAGGGCACCGGCTTCCACGTCGATCTGCGCGCTCAGCGAGTCCAGGTCGTCGTCCGCGAAGCGGCGGGCACGGTCGCGGGCCGCCCAGCGCAGCGCCTCCGCCGACCGGGCGATGCGCTCGGTGCGCTCCCGCAGCCCGGGGAGGCGCTCGGCGAGCGTGGCACGGTCCGGCTCGGACTCCAGCCGCCGCAGCTCGCCGTCCAGTTCGAAGCCGTGGGCGCTGAGCCGCTCGAAGAGGGCGAGGGACTCCTTGAGGGACTCGTCCTCGGCCACGCGCGCGTGGAGCGCGTCCTGCGTGGCCCGCATGGACGTGCGCAGCGTCAGCCGCAGTTGGGCCAGCTCCGCCGCCGGACCCACCTGGACCAGGGACTTGGCGCGGAGGGTGTGGTCCTCGACGGTCCGGCGGGCCTGGGTGATGCCGCGGTCCACGCTGCGCTTGGCGGCGCCGACCGCCTTCACCGTGGCATAGACGCCCAGCACTACGGCGAGCAGGAAAAGCAGGGCGAAGACGGTGAGCGCTGCTTCCACGGGGCTCCTCCTCCGAGCGTCCGGCCCGCGGGCCGGCAGGCCACGGCGCGGCACCCGTCGTGCCGCTCTTCCACGGTAAACGCAACGGGCAGGCCCAGGGTTCCGCAAGAACCCCGAACCTGCCCGTACCGGACCCTGAACCGACCCGTAGGGGACGCCCCCGAGCACGCTCAGTGAGCCGAACACCCTGAGGACAGCACGCCGAGCGAGCCGAACGCCCTGGGCACCCCGCTCGGCCCCGCCCTCAACCGCCTACGCCGGGACGATGTTCACCAGCTTCGGCGCCCGCACGATCACCTTGCGGACCCCGGCGCCGCCCAGTGCGGCCACGACCTTCTCGTCGGCCAGCGCCGCCTTCTCCAGGTCGTCCTCGGAGATGGACGGTGCGACCTCCAGCCGCGCCTTGACCTTGCCCTTGATCTGCACGACGCAGGTCACGGTCTCGTCGACGACGTAGGCCGGGTCGGCGACCGGGAAGTCCTGGTGGACCACCGAGTCGGTGTGCCCCAGCTTGCGCCACAGCTCCTCGGCGACGTGCGGGGCCAGCGGAGCGACCAGCAGCACCAGGCGCTCGGCGACGGACCGCGGGACCGGGCCCCCAACCTTGGTCAGGTGGTTGTTCAACTCGGTGACCTTGGCGATGGCGGTGTTGAACCGCATGCCCTCCAGGTCCTGCCGTACGCCGTCGACGGCCTTGTGCAGGGCGCGCAGGGTGTCCTCGTCGGCCTCGGTGTCGACGACGGTCACCTCGCCCGTCGCCTCGTCGACGACGTTGCGCCACAGCCGCTGCAGCAGCCGGAACTGGCCCACCACCGCGCGCGTGTCCCACGGCCGGGACACGTCCAGCGGGCCCATCGCCATCTCGTACAGGCGCAGGGTGTCGGCTCCGTACTCGGCGCAGATCTCGTCGGGGGTGACCGCGTTCTTCAGGGACTTGCCCATCTTGCCCAGCAGCCGGGAGACCTTCTCGCCCTGGTAGAAGTACGCGCCGTCGCGCTCCTCGACCTCGGCGGCGGGCACCGCGATGCCGCGGCTGTCGCGGTAGACGTAGGCCTGGATCATGCCCTGGTTGAACAGCTTGTGGAACGGCTCGGCCGAGGAGACGTGCCCCAGGTCGAACAGGACCTTGGACCAGAAGCGCGCGTACAGCAGGTGCAGCACGGCGTGCTCGGCGCCGCCGACGTACAGGTCGACGCCGCCGTGCGGCAGGCCCTCGCGCGGGCCCATCCAGTACCGCTCGATCTCGGGGTCGACCAGTCGCTCGCTGTTGTGCGGGTCCAGGTAGCGCAGCTCGTACCAGCAGGAGCCGGCCCAGTTGGGCATGGTGTTGGTCTCGCGGCGGTACTTGCGCGGGCCGCGGCCGTCGCCCAGGTCCAGGGTGACGTGGACCCAGTCCTCGTTGCGGGACAGCGGGGTCTCGGGCCGGGTGTCGGCGTCGTCCGGGTCGAAGGTGCGCGGGGAGTAGTCCTCGACCTCGGGCAGCTCCAGCGGCAGCATCGAGGCGGGCAGGGGGTGGGCGATGCCGTCCTCGTCGTAGACGATCGGGAAGGGCTCGCCCCAGTAGCGCTGCCGGCTGAACAGCCAGTCCCGCAGGCGGAAGTTGACGGTGCCCTCGCCGGCGCCGGTGCGCTCCAGCCACTCGGTGACGCGCTCCTTGGCCTCGATGACGCCCAGGCCGTCCAGGGAGACGTCGGCGCCGGCGGAGTTCACGATCTTCGCGTCGTAGGAGGCGAACGCCTCGTCCCACGTCGACGTGTCGGTGGAGCGGCCGTCGGTCGGCTCGACGACGCAGCGGATCGGCAGTTCGAAGGCGCGCGCGAACGCGAAGTCGCGGGTGTCGTGCGCCGGGACGGCCATGATCGCGCCGGTGCCGTAGCCCATCAGCACGTAGTCGGCGATGAAGACCGGGACCTGCTCGCCGTTGACCGGGTTGGTCGCGTACGCGCCGATGAAGACACCGGTCTTGTCCTTGGCCTCGGCCTGCCGCTCGACGTCGGACTTCGAGGCGGCCTGCGCGCGGTACGCGGCGACGGCCTCGGTCGGGGTGGCGCTGCCGCCGGTCCAGGCGTCGTGCGTGCCCTCGGGCCAGGCGTCCGGGGTGAACTTCTCAACCAGCGGGTGCTCGGGCGCCAGCACCATGTAGGTGGCGCCGAACAGGGTGTCGGGGCGGGTGGTGAAGACGGTGATGCGCTCGCCGTCGACGGGGAAGTCGACGCGGGCGCCCTCGGAGCGGCCGATCCAGTTGCGCTGCTGCAGCTTGATCGCCTCGGGCCAGTCCAGCGCGTCCAGGTCGTCCAGCAGCCGGTCGGCGTAGGCGGTGATGCGCATGTTCCACTGGCGCAGCTTGGACTTGAAGACGGGGAAGTTGCCGCGCTCGGAGCGGCCGTCGGCGGTGACCTCCTCGTTGGCCAGCACGGTGCCCAGTCCGGGGCACCAGTTGACGGGCGCGTCGGAGGCGTAGGCCAGGCGGAACTCTCCCAGGGCGTCGGCGCGCTCGGCCTCGCTCAGGGTGCTCCACGCGCGCCCGGCGTGGCCCGGGACCTCCCGCTCACCGGATTCGAACTGCGCGACCAGCTCGGTGATCGGGCGGGCCTTCCCCGCCTCGTCGTCGTACCAGGAGTTGAAGATCTGCAGGAAGATCCACTGGGTCCACTTGTAGTACTCGGGGTCGATCGTGGCGAACGACCTGCGCTTGTCGTGGCCCAGGCCCAGCCGGCGCAGCTGGGCCTTCATGTTCTCCATGTTGGCCTCGGTGGACGCGCGCGGGTGCGTGCCGGTCTGCACGGCGTACTGCTCGGCGGGCAGGCCGAAGGCGTCGAAGCCCAGGGTGTGCAGGACGTTGTGGCCGGTCATCCGCTGGAAGCGGGCGGAGACGTCGGTGGCGATGTAGCCCAGCGGGTGGCCGACGTGCAGGCCCGCACCGGAGGGGTACGGGAACATGTCCATGATGAACTTCTTGGGCTTGGCGACCAGCTCCGGGTCGCCCGCCAGGTCACCCTTGGGGTTCGGTGCGGCGTACGTCCCCTCGGCGTCCCAGAAGTCCTGCCAGCGTGCCTCGATCTCGGCGGCCACGGCGGCCGTGTAGCGGTGCGGCGCGGCGTCCGCCGTCACGGGGGCGGTCGCCGCGGGGTTCGTCTCGCTCATGATCCTCAAAGCTCCATCGATCGTCTCTGCCAGCGGCTGCGACATTCATGACCAGCGGCTGCGATTGCCGGGAAATGAAAAATCCCCTCGCACAGGAGGGGACGCCGCGCCGATTCCGGCCACCGGACTACGACCGGGGTCGGGACTGATCAGCGCGGCTCGCTAAGCAGAAGGCGTACGGCACGCATGGCGTCAGGGTACCGCAGTCGTCGATCGGGCCGCGACGGGCTTCCGCCCACCGGAATGCGGGGCGCGGAACCCGGAACCCGGAGCCACGTCTGAACGAAGGTCAAAGGTTACTTCGCGTAACGACTGCTAAAGGACATCATCACGAGCAGACTGTCGTTTGATAACAACGCAATAACTCAAACCTCGTACTCGCGGGTATGGCGCCACTTAGAGTGCGGCAGCGGGACCGCTTTCCCGAACCGCTCCGGAGTCGCCCCCATGAACCCTCCCCCGATCCACCCCCGCGACGACAGCTCACCGCCGTCCCTCACGTCCCTGACGCGGGGAGGTCTGTCGGCATGACGAACGACAGCACGGTGGACGACACGTTCGCCCAGTTCCTGGACTTCGGCGCCGGCGTCCTCTCCCTCGTCCTCCTCAGCTGCTCGGTGATCTGGGGTCTGCTCGCCCAGGACCGGATCGTCCTCGACACCCGGCAGCGGATCCTGGCCCAGGCGGTGCACCGGACCACCGCGGTCGCCTCGGTCGTGTTCCTGCTGGTCCACATCGTGGTGAAGCTGGTGCTCGACCACACCACCTGGGTCGCCGCGATCCTCCCGTTCGGGCTCCTGGCCACGGACGACGAGGAGTTCGGCGGCCGGGCCGTCCTCATCGGCTTCGGCACCCTGGCCAGCATGCTCATGATCTTCGTGGGCGTCACCGGCGCCCTGCGTAACCGCTTCGCCTCCCCGGCTCCCGTGGCCGCCCGCTGGCGGGCCATGCACATGCTGGCCTACCCGGCGTGGTGCCTGGCCCTGCTGCACGGGCTCTACGCGGGTCGCGCGGCGAAGCCGCTCTTCACCGTCCTGTACGCCCTGTCGGTGCTCGGCGTCATGGGGGCTCTGGCGCTGCGCGCGGCGCCCCGCCCGGTCAAGCGCAAGGTCGCCGACCGGATCACGGGGCTCCTCGGAACCGGGGAGCGGCCGGTTCGCGAGGAGTGGGCGGAGAGGAGAGACACCTCCGCCCTGCCGGGCCACGAGCGGGCCGGGGCCCCGCGCTCGCGCGGCGCGTCCCCGTCCGCCCCGCTGTACGAACCGGCGGAGCGCCTCACCTCCCCGGAGCCCGCGGGCGGCTTCGCGGCGGCCTACCGTGCGGTGTCCGGCCCCTCGGGCGCCCCCGGCCGCCGCTGACGGCCGACCCGGCCGCGTCGGCCCCGCCGTCCCCGGACAGGTGGCCCACCGAGGCGATGCCCCTCGTGGACGGCGGCGGCAGCACCTCGGGCAGCTGGCCCATACCCTCGCCGCCGCCGGTCGGAGAGGCCCCCCGGTCGGTCTACGACCCGCTGGGCGACACGGGGCACACCATCCCCGTCCACGGCGCCCCGGACACCTCGGCGCACTCCTCGGGCTACGGCTCGAGTGACGTGTACGACACACGTGAGACGAACGCGGTGTACGACGCGTATTACCCCGACGACAGGTACAACAGCGGTCCCACCCCCGAACCAACCCCCGGTGCGCCGTCGTCGTCCCACGACTTCGACGCACCGGGTTCCGGTGAACCCTGGAACACGCCTTCCGGAGGCTTTAATTGAACGAGGCCCTGCCCGACGTCCCGGAGGTCCGCGTGGTCGGGCTTCCCCAGCTCACGTCGGGCTTCGACCTTGTCGAGCGGCTGGATCTGCCGATGCACCTCAAGGTGCACGGTCCGCTCGAACCGCTGGGCGGGGAGCAGCTCGCGCAGCTCTCCGAACGCATCAACCTGAAGGGCCGCGGCGGCGCGGGCTTCCCCTTCCACAAGAAGCTGCGCTCGGTCGCCGAGGCGGCGATCAAGCGCGGTGTGCGGCCGGTCGTGGTCGTCAACGGCAGCGAGGACGAGCCGGCCTGCCGCAAGGACACGGTGCTGATCAACCGTGCCCCGCACCTGATCCTGGACGGCGCGCTGCTGTGCGCCGAGGCGATGGGCGCCCGCACGCTGGTCATCGGGGTCACCCGCGAGTCCACGCAGCGCTCCATGGAGGCGGCCCTCGCCGAGCGCGGTCTGAGCAACGGGCGCCGGTCCGCCCTCCGCGCGCGCGTGCAGCGCAACCCGGTGCGCATGGTCACCGGCGCGGCGGCGTCGCTGGTCCGCTCCATCGACGGCGGCCCGGCGATCCCGCCCGGCCGCAAGGTCAGCGCCTCCCG is a genomic window containing:
- a CDS encoding helix-hairpin-helix domain-containing protein, which gives rise to MALRSRSRTASATSGPGRAPASDGRLGHRRAPGSRTYARPRSHARHGRRHPPPEELRRRAQALFAGRTEEPDRAGPGGAQGESGKGPPPPGPDAPPGTGTGTGTGINTNSNTHTVVALSEGAGTTWRERTGQALRERMPLWLQTRCGLERRSVAALSVLLVVAAVFAVQHFWSGRTQPVAAPEVVREAAAYGAGKPGPPTGDRATAGGAKPKAAPTTTAGPEIVVDVGGKVRDPGVHSLPAGSRVADALRAAGGVRPGTKTDGLNRARFLVDGEQVIVGAPAPPPGAGAPPGAGAAPGGPAGAAPATPVSLSTATLDQLDTLPGVGPVLAQHIVDYRTQHGGFRSVDELREVNGIGERRFADLRDLVRP
- the leuS gene encoding leucine--tRNA ligase — its product is MSETNPAATAPVTADAAPHRYTAAVAAEIEARWQDFWDAEGTYAAPNPKGDLAGDPELVAKPKKFIMDMFPYPSGAGLHVGHPLGYIATDVSARFQRMTGHNVLHTLGFDAFGLPAEQYAVQTGTHPRASTEANMENMKAQLRRLGLGHDKRRSFATIDPEYYKWTQWIFLQIFNSWYDDEAGKARPITELVAQFESGEREVPGHAGRAWSTLSEAERADALGEFRLAYASDAPVNWCPGLGTVLANEEVTADGRSERGNFPVFKSKLRQWNMRITAYADRLLDDLDALDWPEAIKLQQRNWIGRSEGARVDFPVDGERITVFTTRPDTLFGATYMVLAPEHPLVEKFTPDAWPEGTHDAWTGGSATPTEAVAAYRAQAASKSDVERQAEAKDKTGVFIGAYATNPVNGEQVPVFIADYVLMGYGTGAIMAVPAHDTRDFAFARAFELPIRCVVEPTDGRSTDTSTWDEAFASYDAKIVNSAGADVSLDGLGVIEAKERVTEWLERTGAGEGTVNFRLRDWLFSRQRYWGEPFPIVYDEDGIAHPLPASMLPLELPEVEDYSPRTFDPDDADTRPETPLSRNEDWVHVTLDLGDGRGPRKYRRETNTMPNWAGSCWYELRYLDPHNSERLVDPEIERYWMGPREGLPHGGVDLYVGGAEHAVLHLLYARFWSKVLFDLGHVSSAEPFHKLFNQGMIQAYVYRDSRGIAVPAAEVEERDGAYFYQGEKVSRLLGKMGKSLKNAVTPDEICAEYGADTLRLYEMAMGPLDVSRPWDTRAVVGQFRLLQRLWRNVVDEATGEVTVVDTEADEDTLRALHKAVDGVRQDLEGMRFNTAIAKVTELNNHLTKVGGPVPRSVAERLVLLVAPLAPHVAEELWRKLGHTDSVVHQDFPVADPAYVVDETVTCVVQIKGKVKARLEVAPSISEDDLEKAALADEKVVAALGGAGVRKVIVRAPKLVNIVPA
- a CDS encoding DegV family protein codes for the protein MSRHVAIVTDSTAYLPARTMERHDITAVPLTVVLGDRALEEGTEISTRSLAQALQKRRPVTTSRPSPELFAETYRRIADSGADGIVSLHLSAELSGTHDAAVVAARDAAVPVRVVDTGMIAMALGFCALAAAETAETGGTVDEAVTAAEKRAAGTSAYFYVDTLDYLRRGGRIGAAQALFGSALAVKPLLQLEGGRIEPLEKVRTASKAIARLEEIVADRAGGAPVDIAVHHLAAPDRASALADRLRDRVPGLADLHVSEVGAVIGAHTGPGLLGVVVSSR